The following proteins come from a genomic window of Ammospiza nelsoni isolate bAmmNel1 chromosome 6, bAmmNel1.pri, whole genome shotgun sequence:
- the PPP6R3 gene encoding serine/threonine-protein phosphatase 6 regulatory subunit 3 isoform X1, producing MFAVTSMFWKFDLHSSSHIDTLLEREDVTLKELMDEEDVLQECKAQNRKLIEFLLKSECLEDLVSFIIEEPPQDMDEKIRYKYPNISCELLTSDVSQINDRLGEEESLLLKLYSFLLNESPLNPLLASFFSKVLSILISRKPEQIVDFLKRKHDFVDLIIKHIGTSAIMDLLLRLLTCIEPPQPRQEVLNWLNEERIIQRLVEIVHPSQDEDRHSNASQSLCEIIRLSRDQMLQVQNSSEPDPLLASLEKQEIIEQLLSNIFHKEKNESAIVSAIQILLTLLETRRQTFEGHIEICPPGMSNSTYSVNKSVLEAIKARLSSFHQLLLEPPKKSVMKTTWGVLDPPVGNTRLNVIRLISSLLQTNTSSVNQELIELNSIGVILDMFFKYTWNNFLHTQVEICIALILASPLENTENGTITDQDSSGDNLLLKHLFLKCQLIERILEAWEMNEKKQAEGGRRHGYMGHLTRIANCIVHSTDKGPNSTLVQQLIKELPEEVRERWETFCTNSLGETNKRNTVDLVTTCHIHSSSDDEIDFKETGFSQDSSLQQAFSDYQMQQMTSNFIDQFGFNDEKFADQDDIGNVSFDRVSDINFTLNTNESGNIALFEACCKERIQQFDDGGSDEEDIWEEKHIAFAPESQRRSSSGSTDSEESTDSEEEDGTKQDLFESHTNTEDKMEVDLSEPPNWSANFDVPMETAHGASLDSVGSAVWSTEAPVPAKETGWASFSDFTSSLSSKDSLRSNSPVEMETNTDPGDPLSANATTHTTQLETPASVAMEASSDGEDDVENADKVTETVMNGSMKETLSLTVDAKTETAVFKRVLKSYREEGKLTTSQDPSCKYVVEENTEVAEEVPSSLQPTNSSPEQRTDQHTHLGEASVNGPV from the exons ATGTTTGCAGTA ACCAGCATGTTTTGGAAATTTGATCTCCATTCGTCATCGCACATAGATACACTTCTGGAGAGAGAAGATGTAACACTGAAGGAATTGATGGATGAAGAGGATGTTCTACAGGAGTGCAAGGCTCAGAATCGCAAACTTATAGAGTTTCTGCTGAAGTCAGAATGTTTGGAAGACTTAGTTTCATTTATTATTGAAGAGCCACCTCAAGACATGGATGAAAAAATTCGATATAA atACCCAAACATATCATGTGAGCTGCTTACATCAGATGTCTCACAGATTAATGATAGGTTGGGAGAAGAAGAATCCTTACTCCTGAAACTGTACAGCTTCCTCTTAAATGAATCTCCTCTAAACCCTCTACTGGCCAGTTTCTTCAGCAAGGTGTTAAGTATTCTTATCAGCAGAAAACCAGAACAG aTTGTAGATTTTTTAAAGAGGAAGCATGATTTTGTAGACCTCATTATTAAGCACATAGGGACCTCTGCTATCATGGACTTGTTGCTCAGGCTACTGACTTGCATAGAACCTCCACAGCCCCGGCAAGAAGTGCTAAAT TGGCTGAATGAGGAGAGAATTATCCAGCGGCTTGTGGAAATTGTACACCCATCTCAAGATGAAGAT aggCATTCAAATGCATCACAGTCACTCTGTGAAATTATTCGTCTAAGCAGAGACCAGATGCTACAAGTACAGAACAGTTCAGAACCAGATCCACTGCTTGCAAGTTTAGAGAA aCAAGAAATCATAGAGCAGCTTCTGtctaatatttttcataaagaaaaaaatgaatctGCAATTGTCAGTGCAATCCAAATCCTATTGACCTTACTTGAGACAAGACGACAGAC ATTTGAAGGTCATATAGAGATCTGTCCTCCAGGCATGAGCAATTCCACATATTCTGTCAACAAAAGTGTTTTAGAAGCCATAAAAGCACGACTTTCATCCTTTCATCAGCTCCTACTTGAGCCTCCAAAA aaaagtgTCATGAAGACAACCTGGGGTGTACTGGATCCACCTGTAGGAAACACACGTTTAAATGTGATTAGATTAATATCTAGCCTTTTACAGACAAATACAAGCAGTGTGAATCAGGAGCTTATAGAACTTAACAGCATAGGAGTCATACTG gaCATGTTTTTTAAGTATACGTGGAATAACTTTTTGCATACTCAAGTAGAAATCTGTATTGCATTGATTCTTGCGAGTCCTCTTGAAAACACGGAAAATGGCACAATTACAGATCAGGATTCCAGTGGGGACAATCTCTTACTGAAGCAT CTCTTCCTTAAGTGCCAATTAATAGAAAGAATACTTGAAGCATGGGAGATGAATGAGAAGAAACA GgctgaaggaggaagaagacATGGCTACATGGGGCACCTGACAAGGATAGCAAACTGCATTGTGCACAGCACAGATAAGGGGCCAAACAGCACACTAGTCCAGCAGCTCATCAAAG AACTTCCAGAGGAGGTGAGAGAGCGATGGGAAACATTCTGCACCAACTCTTTAGGAGAAACCAACAAGAGGAATACAGTGGATCTG GTTACTACCTGCCACATTCATTCTTCCAGTGATGATGAAATAGACTTTAAAGAAACTGGGTTCTCACAGGATTCTTCTTTGCAGCAG GCCTTTTCTGATTATCAGATGCAACAAATGACGTCCAATTTTATTGACCAGTTTGGCTTCAACGATGAGAAGTTTGCTGATCAAGATGACATTGGCAA tgTTTCTTTTGATCGGGTTTCAGACATCAACTTTACCCTCAATACAAATGAAAGT GGCAATATAGCCTTGTTTGAGGCATGCTGTAAGGAGCGGATACAGCAGTTTGATGATGGTGGCTCTGATGAAGAAGAcatttgggaagaaaaacatATTGCATTTGCACCGGAGTCCCAGAGGCGTTCCAG CTCGGGCAGTACAGACAGTGAAGAAAGTACAGATTCTGAAGAAGAGGATGGAACGAAACAGGACTTGTTTGAATCCCACACCAATACAGAGGACAAAATGGAAGTAGACTTAAGTGAAC CGCCTAACTGGTCAGCAAACTTTGATGTACCCATGGAGACTGCACATGGTGCCAGTCTGGATTCTGTTGGCTCTGCTGTATGGAGTACTGAAGCACCTGTGCCAGCTAAAGAAACTGGCTGGGCTTCCTTTTCTGACTTCACATCCTCTTTGAG CTCAAAAGACTCCTTAAGAAGCAATTCTCCTGTGGAAATGGAAACAAACACAGATCCAGGTGATCCATTGAGTGCAAATGCAACTACTCATACAACACAGCTAGAGA CCCCAGCAAGTGTTGCTATGGAGGCCAGCTCAGATGGAGAGGATGATGTGGAAAATGCAGACAAGGTAACCGAGACAGTCATGAATGGCAGCATGAAGGAGACACTGAGCCTAACTGTAGATGCTAAAACTGAAACTGCTGTTTTCAAAAG
- the PPP6R3 gene encoding serine/threonine-protein phosphatase 6 regulatory subunit 3 isoform X4: MFAVTSMFWKFDLHSSSHIDTLLEREDVTLKELMDEEDVLQECKAQNRKLIEFLLKSECLEDLVSFIIEEPPQDMDEKIRYKYPNISCELLTSDVSQINDRLGEEESLLLKLYSFLLNESPLNPLLASFFSKVLSILISRKPEQIVDFLKRKHDFVDLIIKHIGTSAIMDLLLRLLTCIEPPQPRQEVLNWLNEERIIQRLVEIVHPSQDEDRHSNASQSLCEIIRLSRDQMLQVQNSSEPDPLLASLEKQEIIEQLLSNIFHKEKNESAIVSAIQILLTLLETRRQTFEGHIEICPPGMSNSTYSVNKSVLEAIKARLSSFHQLLLEPPKKSVMKTTWGVLDPPVGNTRLNVIRLISSLLQTNTSSVNQELIELNSIGVILDMFFKYTWNNFLHTQVEICIALILASPLENTENGTITDQDSSGDNLLLKHLFLKCQLIERILEAWEMNEKKQAEGGRRHGYMGHLTRIANCIVHSTDKGPNSTLVQQLIKELPEEVRERWETFCTNSLGETNKRNTVDLVTTCHIHSSSDDEIDFKETGFSQDSSLQQFGFNDEKFADQDDIGNVSFDRVSDINFTLNTNESGNIALFEACCKERIQQFDDGGSDEEDIWEEKHIAFAPESQRRSSSGSTDSEESTDSEEEDGTKQDLFESHTNTEDKMEVDLSEPPNWSANFDVPMETAHGASLDSVGSAVWSTEAPVPAKETGWASFSDFTSSLSSKDSLRSNSPVEMETNTDPGDPLSANATTHTTQLETPASVAMEASSDGEDDVENADKVTETVMNGSMKETLSLTVDAKTETAVFKSEEGKLTTSQDPSCKYVVEENTEVAEEVPSSLQPTNSSPEQRTDQHTHLGEASVNGPV, translated from the exons ATGTTTGCAGTA ACCAGCATGTTTTGGAAATTTGATCTCCATTCGTCATCGCACATAGATACACTTCTGGAGAGAGAAGATGTAACACTGAAGGAATTGATGGATGAAGAGGATGTTCTACAGGAGTGCAAGGCTCAGAATCGCAAACTTATAGAGTTTCTGCTGAAGTCAGAATGTTTGGAAGACTTAGTTTCATTTATTATTGAAGAGCCACCTCAAGACATGGATGAAAAAATTCGATATAA atACCCAAACATATCATGTGAGCTGCTTACATCAGATGTCTCACAGATTAATGATAGGTTGGGAGAAGAAGAATCCTTACTCCTGAAACTGTACAGCTTCCTCTTAAATGAATCTCCTCTAAACCCTCTACTGGCCAGTTTCTTCAGCAAGGTGTTAAGTATTCTTATCAGCAGAAAACCAGAACAG aTTGTAGATTTTTTAAAGAGGAAGCATGATTTTGTAGACCTCATTATTAAGCACATAGGGACCTCTGCTATCATGGACTTGTTGCTCAGGCTACTGACTTGCATAGAACCTCCACAGCCCCGGCAAGAAGTGCTAAAT TGGCTGAATGAGGAGAGAATTATCCAGCGGCTTGTGGAAATTGTACACCCATCTCAAGATGAAGAT aggCATTCAAATGCATCACAGTCACTCTGTGAAATTATTCGTCTAAGCAGAGACCAGATGCTACAAGTACAGAACAGTTCAGAACCAGATCCACTGCTTGCAAGTTTAGAGAA aCAAGAAATCATAGAGCAGCTTCTGtctaatatttttcataaagaaaaaaatgaatctGCAATTGTCAGTGCAATCCAAATCCTATTGACCTTACTTGAGACAAGACGACAGAC ATTTGAAGGTCATATAGAGATCTGTCCTCCAGGCATGAGCAATTCCACATATTCTGTCAACAAAAGTGTTTTAGAAGCCATAAAAGCACGACTTTCATCCTTTCATCAGCTCCTACTTGAGCCTCCAAAA aaaagtgTCATGAAGACAACCTGGGGTGTACTGGATCCACCTGTAGGAAACACACGTTTAAATGTGATTAGATTAATATCTAGCCTTTTACAGACAAATACAAGCAGTGTGAATCAGGAGCTTATAGAACTTAACAGCATAGGAGTCATACTG gaCATGTTTTTTAAGTATACGTGGAATAACTTTTTGCATACTCAAGTAGAAATCTGTATTGCATTGATTCTTGCGAGTCCTCTTGAAAACACGGAAAATGGCACAATTACAGATCAGGATTCCAGTGGGGACAATCTCTTACTGAAGCAT CTCTTCCTTAAGTGCCAATTAATAGAAAGAATACTTGAAGCATGGGAGATGAATGAGAAGAAACA GgctgaaggaggaagaagacATGGCTACATGGGGCACCTGACAAGGATAGCAAACTGCATTGTGCACAGCACAGATAAGGGGCCAAACAGCACACTAGTCCAGCAGCTCATCAAAG AACTTCCAGAGGAGGTGAGAGAGCGATGGGAAACATTCTGCACCAACTCTTTAGGAGAAACCAACAAGAGGAATACAGTGGATCTG GTTACTACCTGCCACATTCATTCTTCCAGTGATGATGAAATAGACTTTAAAGAAACTGGGTTCTCACAGGATTCTTCTTTGCAGCAG TTTGGCTTCAACGATGAGAAGTTTGCTGATCAAGATGACATTGGCAA tgTTTCTTTTGATCGGGTTTCAGACATCAACTTTACCCTCAATACAAATGAAAGT GGCAATATAGCCTTGTTTGAGGCATGCTGTAAGGAGCGGATACAGCAGTTTGATGATGGTGGCTCTGATGAAGAAGAcatttgggaagaaaaacatATTGCATTTGCACCGGAGTCCCAGAGGCGTTCCAG CTCGGGCAGTACAGACAGTGAAGAAAGTACAGATTCTGAAGAAGAGGATGGAACGAAACAGGACTTGTTTGAATCCCACACCAATACAGAGGACAAAATGGAAGTAGACTTAAGTGAAC CGCCTAACTGGTCAGCAAACTTTGATGTACCCATGGAGACTGCACATGGTGCCAGTCTGGATTCTGTTGGCTCTGCTGTATGGAGTACTGAAGCACCTGTGCCAGCTAAAGAAACTGGCTGGGCTTCCTTTTCTGACTTCACATCCTCTTTGAG CTCAAAAGACTCCTTAAGAAGCAATTCTCCTGTGGAAATGGAAACAAACACAGATCCAGGTGATCCATTGAGTGCAAATGCAACTACTCATACAACACAGCTAGAGA CCCCAGCAAGTGTTGCTATGGAGGCCAGCTCAGATGGAGAGGATGATGTGGAAAATGCAGACAAGGTAACCGAGACAGTCATGAATGGCAGCATGAAGGAGACACTGAGCCTAACTGTAGATGCTAAAACTGAAACTGCTGTTTTCAAAAG
- the PPP6R3 gene encoding serine/threonine-protein phosphatase 6 regulatory subunit 3 isoform X2, with protein sequence MFAVTSMFWKFDLHSSSHIDTLLEREDVTLKELMDEEDVLQECKAQNRKLIEFLLKSECLEDLVSFIIEEPPQDMDEKIRYKYPNISCELLTSDVSQINDRLGEEESLLLKLYSFLLNESPLNPLLASFFSKVLSILISRKPEQIVDFLKRKHDFVDLIIKHIGTSAIMDLLLRLLTCIEPPQPRQEVLNWLNEERIIQRLVEIVHPSQDEDRHSNASQSLCEIIRLSRDQMLQVQNSSEPDPLLASLEKQEIIEQLLSNIFHKEKNESAIVSAIQILLTLLETRRQTFEGHIEICPPGMSNSTYSVNKSVLEAIKARLSSFHQLLLEPPKKSVMKTTWGVLDPPVGNTRLNVIRLISSLLQTNTSSVNQELIELNSIGVILDMFFKYTWNNFLHTQVEICIALILASPLENTENGTITDQDSSGDNLLLKHLFLKCQLIERILEAWEMNEKKQAEGGRRHGYMGHLTRIANCIVHSTDKGPNSTLVQQLIKELPEEVRERWETFCTNSLGETNKRNTVDLVTTCHIHSSSDDEIDFKETGFSQDSSLQQAFSDYQMQQMTSNFIDQFGFNDEKFADQDDIGNVSFDRVSDINFTLNTNESGNIALFEACCKERIQQFDDGGSDEEDIWEEKHIAFAPESQRRSSSGSTDSEESTDSEEEDGTKQDLFESHTNTEDKMEVDLSEPPNWSANFDVPMETAHGASLDSVGSAVWSTEAPVPAKETGWASFSDFTSSLSSKDSLRSNSPVEMETNTDPGDPLSANATTHTTQLETPASVAMEASSDGEDDVENADKVTETVMNGSMKETLSLTVDAKTETAVFKSEEGKLTTSQDPSCKYVVEENTEVAEEVPSSLQPTNSSPEQRTDQHTHLGEASVNGPV encoded by the exons ATGTTTGCAGTA ACCAGCATGTTTTGGAAATTTGATCTCCATTCGTCATCGCACATAGATACACTTCTGGAGAGAGAAGATGTAACACTGAAGGAATTGATGGATGAAGAGGATGTTCTACAGGAGTGCAAGGCTCAGAATCGCAAACTTATAGAGTTTCTGCTGAAGTCAGAATGTTTGGAAGACTTAGTTTCATTTATTATTGAAGAGCCACCTCAAGACATGGATGAAAAAATTCGATATAA atACCCAAACATATCATGTGAGCTGCTTACATCAGATGTCTCACAGATTAATGATAGGTTGGGAGAAGAAGAATCCTTACTCCTGAAACTGTACAGCTTCCTCTTAAATGAATCTCCTCTAAACCCTCTACTGGCCAGTTTCTTCAGCAAGGTGTTAAGTATTCTTATCAGCAGAAAACCAGAACAG aTTGTAGATTTTTTAAAGAGGAAGCATGATTTTGTAGACCTCATTATTAAGCACATAGGGACCTCTGCTATCATGGACTTGTTGCTCAGGCTACTGACTTGCATAGAACCTCCACAGCCCCGGCAAGAAGTGCTAAAT TGGCTGAATGAGGAGAGAATTATCCAGCGGCTTGTGGAAATTGTACACCCATCTCAAGATGAAGAT aggCATTCAAATGCATCACAGTCACTCTGTGAAATTATTCGTCTAAGCAGAGACCAGATGCTACAAGTACAGAACAGTTCAGAACCAGATCCACTGCTTGCAAGTTTAGAGAA aCAAGAAATCATAGAGCAGCTTCTGtctaatatttttcataaagaaaaaaatgaatctGCAATTGTCAGTGCAATCCAAATCCTATTGACCTTACTTGAGACAAGACGACAGAC ATTTGAAGGTCATATAGAGATCTGTCCTCCAGGCATGAGCAATTCCACATATTCTGTCAACAAAAGTGTTTTAGAAGCCATAAAAGCACGACTTTCATCCTTTCATCAGCTCCTACTTGAGCCTCCAAAA aaaagtgTCATGAAGACAACCTGGGGTGTACTGGATCCACCTGTAGGAAACACACGTTTAAATGTGATTAGATTAATATCTAGCCTTTTACAGACAAATACAAGCAGTGTGAATCAGGAGCTTATAGAACTTAACAGCATAGGAGTCATACTG gaCATGTTTTTTAAGTATACGTGGAATAACTTTTTGCATACTCAAGTAGAAATCTGTATTGCATTGATTCTTGCGAGTCCTCTTGAAAACACGGAAAATGGCACAATTACAGATCAGGATTCCAGTGGGGACAATCTCTTACTGAAGCAT CTCTTCCTTAAGTGCCAATTAATAGAAAGAATACTTGAAGCATGGGAGATGAATGAGAAGAAACA GgctgaaggaggaagaagacATGGCTACATGGGGCACCTGACAAGGATAGCAAACTGCATTGTGCACAGCACAGATAAGGGGCCAAACAGCACACTAGTCCAGCAGCTCATCAAAG AACTTCCAGAGGAGGTGAGAGAGCGATGGGAAACATTCTGCACCAACTCTTTAGGAGAAACCAACAAGAGGAATACAGTGGATCTG GTTACTACCTGCCACATTCATTCTTCCAGTGATGATGAAATAGACTTTAAAGAAACTGGGTTCTCACAGGATTCTTCTTTGCAGCAG GCCTTTTCTGATTATCAGATGCAACAAATGACGTCCAATTTTATTGACCAGTTTGGCTTCAACGATGAGAAGTTTGCTGATCAAGATGACATTGGCAA tgTTTCTTTTGATCGGGTTTCAGACATCAACTTTACCCTCAATACAAATGAAAGT GGCAATATAGCCTTGTTTGAGGCATGCTGTAAGGAGCGGATACAGCAGTTTGATGATGGTGGCTCTGATGAAGAAGAcatttgggaagaaaaacatATTGCATTTGCACCGGAGTCCCAGAGGCGTTCCAG CTCGGGCAGTACAGACAGTGAAGAAAGTACAGATTCTGAAGAAGAGGATGGAACGAAACAGGACTTGTTTGAATCCCACACCAATACAGAGGACAAAATGGAAGTAGACTTAAGTGAAC CGCCTAACTGGTCAGCAAACTTTGATGTACCCATGGAGACTGCACATGGTGCCAGTCTGGATTCTGTTGGCTCTGCTGTATGGAGTACTGAAGCACCTGTGCCAGCTAAAGAAACTGGCTGGGCTTCCTTTTCTGACTTCACATCCTCTTTGAG CTCAAAAGACTCCTTAAGAAGCAATTCTCCTGTGGAAATGGAAACAAACACAGATCCAGGTGATCCATTGAGTGCAAATGCAACTACTCATACAACACAGCTAGAGA CCCCAGCAAGTGTTGCTATGGAGGCCAGCTCAGATGGAGAGGATGATGTGGAAAATGCAGACAAGGTAACCGAGACAGTCATGAATGGCAGCATGAAGGAGACACTGAGCCTAACTGTAGATGCTAAAACTGAAACTGCTGTTTTCAAAAG
- the PPP6R3 gene encoding serine/threonine-protein phosphatase 6 regulatory subunit 3 isoform X3 yields MFWKFDLHSSSHIDTLLEREDVTLKELMDEEDVLQECKAQNRKLIEFLLKSECLEDLVSFIIEEPPQDMDEKIRYKYPNISCELLTSDVSQINDRLGEEESLLLKLYSFLLNESPLNPLLASFFSKVLSILISRKPEQIVDFLKRKHDFVDLIIKHIGTSAIMDLLLRLLTCIEPPQPRQEVLNWLNEERIIQRLVEIVHPSQDEDRHSNASQSLCEIIRLSRDQMLQVQNSSEPDPLLASLEKQEIIEQLLSNIFHKEKNESAIVSAIQILLTLLETRRQTFEGHIEICPPGMSNSTYSVNKSVLEAIKARLSSFHQLLLEPPKKSVMKTTWGVLDPPVGNTRLNVIRLISSLLQTNTSSVNQELIELNSIGVILDMFFKYTWNNFLHTQVEICIALILASPLENTENGTITDQDSSGDNLLLKHLFLKCQLIERILEAWEMNEKKQAEGGRRHGYMGHLTRIANCIVHSTDKGPNSTLVQQLIKELPEEVRERWETFCTNSLGETNKRNTVDLVTTCHIHSSSDDEIDFKETGFSQDSSLQQAFSDYQMQQMTSNFIDQFGFNDEKFADQDDIGNVSFDRVSDINFTLNTNESGNIALFEACCKERIQQFDDGGSDEEDIWEEKHIAFAPESQRRSSSGSTDSEESTDSEEEDGTKQDLFESHTNTEDKMEVDLSEPPNWSANFDVPMETAHGASLDSVGSAVWSTEAPVPAKETGWASFSDFTSSLSSKDSLRSNSPVEMETNTDPGDPLSANATTHTTQLETPASVAMEASSDGEDDVENADKVTETVMNGSMKETLSLTVDAKTETAVFKRVLKSYREEGKLTTSQDPSCKYVVEENTEVAEEVPSSLQPTNSSPEQRTDQHTHLGEASVNGPV; encoded by the exons ATGTTTTGGAAATTTGATCTCCATTCGTCATCGCACATAGATACACTTCTGGAGAGAGAAGATGTAACACTGAAGGAATTGATGGATGAAGAGGATGTTCTACAGGAGTGCAAGGCTCAGAATCGCAAACTTATAGAGTTTCTGCTGAAGTCAGAATGTTTGGAAGACTTAGTTTCATTTATTATTGAAGAGCCACCTCAAGACATGGATGAAAAAATTCGATATAA atACCCAAACATATCATGTGAGCTGCTTACATCAGATGTCTCACAGATTAATGATAGGTTGGGAGAAGAAGAATCCTTACTCCTGAAACTGTACAGCTTCCTCTTAAATGAATCTCCTCTAAACCCTCTACTGGCCAGTTTCTTCAGCAAGGTGTTAAGTATTCTTATCAGCAGAAAACCAGAACAG aTTGTAGATTTTTTAAAGAGGAAGCATGATTTTGTAGACCTCATTATTAAGCACATAGGGACCTCTGCTATCATGGACTTGTTGCTCAGGCTACTGACTTGCATAGAACCTCCACAGCCCCGGCAAGAAGTGCTAAAT TGGCTGAATGAGGAGAGAATTATCCAGCGGCTTGTGGAAATTGTACACCCATCTCAAGATGAAGAT aggCATTCAAATGCATCACAGTCACTCTGTGAAATTATTCGTCTAAGCAGAGACCAGATGCTACAAGTACAGAACAGTTCAGAACCAGATCCACTGCTTGCAAGTTTAGAGAA aCAAGAAATCATAGAGCAGCTTCTGtctaatatttttcataaagaaaaaaatgaatctGCAATTGTCAGTGCAATCCAAATCCTATTGACCTTACTTGAGACAAGACGACAGAC ATTTGAAGGTCATATAGAGATCTGTCCTCCAGGCATGAGCAATTCCACATATTCTGTCAACAAAAGTGTTTTAGAAGCCATAAAAGCACGACTTTCATCCTTTCATCAGCTCCTACTTGAGCCTCCAAAA aaaagtgTCATGAAGACAACCTGGGGTGTACTGGATCCACCTGTAGGAAACACACGTTTAAATGTGATTAGATTAATATCTAGCCTTTTACAGACAAATACAAGCAGTGTGAATCAGGAGCTTATAGAACTTAACAGCATAGGAGTCATACTG gaCATGTTTTTTAAGTATACGTGGAATAACTTTTTGCATACTCAAGTAGAAATCTGTATTGCATTGATTCTTGCGAGTCCTCTTGAAAACACGGAAAATGGCACAATTACAGATCAGGATTCCAGTGGGGACAATCTCTTACTGAAGCAT CTCTTCCTTAAGTGCCAATTAATAGAAAGAATACTTGAAGCATGGGAGATGAATGAGAAGAAACA GgctgaaggaggaagaagacATGGCTACATGGGGCACCTGACAAGGATAGCAAACTGCATTGTGCACAGCACAGATAAGGGGCCAAACAGCACACTAGTCCAGCAGCTCATCAAAG AACTTCCAGAGGAGGTGAGAGAGCGATGGGAAACATTCTGCACCAACTCTTTAGGAGAAACCAACAAGAGGAATACAGTGGATCTG GTTACTACCTGCCACATTCATTCTTCCAGTGATGATGAAATAGACTTTAAAGAAACTGGGTTCTCACAGGATTCTTCTTTGCAGCAG GCCTTTTCTGATTATCAGATGCAACAAATGACGTCCAATTTTATTGACCAGTTTGGCTTCAACGATGAGAAGTTTGCTGATCAAGATGACATTGGCAA tgTTTCTTTTGATCGGGTTTCAGACATCAACTTTACCCTCAATACAAATGAAAGT GGCAATATAGCCTTGTTTGAGGCATGCTGTAAGGAGCGGATACAGCAGTTTGATGATGGTGGCTCTGATGAAGAAGAcatttgggaagaaaaacatATTGCATTTGCACCGGAGTCCCAGAGGCGTTCCAG CTCGGGCAGTACAGACAGTGAAGAAAGTACAGATTCTGAAGAAGAGGATGGAACGAAACAGGACTTGTTTGAATCCCACACCAATACAGAGGACAAAATGGAAGTAGACTTAAGTGAAC CGCCTAACTGGTCAGCAAACTTTGATGTACCCATGGAGACTGCACATGGTGCCAGTCTGGATTCTGTTGGCTCTGCTGTATGGAGTACTGAAGCACCTGTGCCAGCTAAAGAAACTGGCTGGGCTTCCTTTTCTGACTTCACATCCTCTTTGAG CTCAAAAGACTCCTTAAGAAGCAATTCTCCTGTGGAAATGGAAACAAACACAGATCCAGGTGATCCATTGAGTGCAAATGCAACTACTCATACAACACAGCTAGAGA CCCCAGCAAGTGTTGCTATGGAGGCCAGCTCAGATGGAGAGGATGATGTGGAAAATGCAGACAAGGTAACCGAGACAGTCATGAATGGCAGCATGAAGGAGACACTGAGCCTAACTGTAGATGCTAAAACTGAAACTGCTGTTTTCAAAAG